CCCGAGCAAACGGCAAAGAGATGAATTTGGGGCAGTGCATGAGGAAGGGACGATTTCTCAGTGGAGGCAGAATTAATCCTGTATGGTAAGATGCAGCAGATGTTATAAACCAGTTAATATCTATGATCAAGTGCTTAAGTACAGTGAAATCTCACCTGGTGGCCTCCATATTCTGGCCATGCTGTAAGTCTCTCCTTGATGAAGGAGTGGTTGAGAATTActgcacaaacagacagaatatataaatacagtgtTAGCCCACCTTTAAACTACCACATGTACCATTTGACTTTACATACCAGTCACACAGCGGCAAAAGGACAGTGTCTCTGCAACCAGCAAGTTCAACACATCGGGCCTCTCtgtgctcctctttttggacaGAGCAGAAATAATTCAGCACGTCCACCATGCTGAAGGTTAACGGCTTCTTTGCTGTACTGAGGCACAGATACCTGTTACTTTCCTGGTGGcgtggaaagagagagggagaaagcagTTAATCACTTACAGTAGCAAGTCAAAACCTGCCATGACACCAGCAGCCATGCCAGTCAACAACACTGTGACAAGCTCTCGTGCATTCCTTTTTGAGAGAAGTTAAGGTCACTGTAAGGGACGTCAGAAGCAGTGAAGAGCTGATTAACGGAGGGAGAGCCTCTCAGTTTTCAAACACCTGTTCTGTGCTTTTGTCACactcaaaaatattttgatggATGGTGGTGATGACTGACAGATTCTTTTCAGATTCAAAACACGATCAAAGATAGAAATATTTAagggtaagtttggtatttttcaacctgaactctatttttccatgtttttgactaatgtgactaatgggaacaacagctTTTGAAATTTCTACAGTCCTGATTAAGATTGCTGCAGCCGGCAgtagcaaaacaggctgcaatgtaaccactcaagGCATGTTcgcactgtcaatttacgtccacttgaagtgcttgtttttttgcCATTGACAGGATCATATTACTATGGTGTCTTACATCATTATGTAAagaatccctacagagatagacgtTTTTGTTttagagtaagatcctttttgtttagccagaaacagccctgaaatcacgaCTGCCAAACCCACCATTTTTACaaagataaaattactgtttgtttaaatggagtctggtgggtttggtggtagcgattttggggctgtttctagttaaacaaaaaggaccttattctgtaaagaaaatatctatctctgtagggatcctttccataatgttacacacatacaaaaataatctgagtgtgtcagtggcaaaaagaaGCACTTTAAAAGGATGAAAATTGACAGTGTAAACATACCCCAATGGTTACATTGCAAGATGCGGCCTTcatgctcaatactggaccagtttttaaaaattgttgtgcCCATTAATCacttagacacagaaacatggaaaattggggtccaggttgaaataaacttatttaagatttaaatgaaatgtctgACTTACTTTGTATTTGTTGATCCATATCTGCAGCCAAGAATCTGCTCTGTCATGGAGGCTCTTCCAGATGTTAGACTGGTCCTGCAGCTCCGAGTCCCAGCTCTCCAACTCTGGCCACAACCACTGCTCAGCCTCATTTACACCTAATGCAGTAAGTATGCGCAGCACTGTTTCTCTATTGACAGAATAACAGGATAATATAAACTCTAAGTCAGTTCAGAAAGTTTAAATTACACATAAAATTACAGTTTCATAGATTAAACCTGCAAAAACTGTTTGCCACAGAGGAAGCTGTTTTCACAATGTCATTTTcaaacattcacacatacataaaTGTATCAATTATAtctgttttaaatataaatgttgagATGTTTGAATTCTAACTGATTGTTATTCTAACACTGATGGACCCACCGCAGACCCAGTTTTTTAAGAGCCAGAAGAGTGAGCAGCTTTTTCACAAAGTCACAGCTGGCAGATTTGAGACGCATCAACAGATTCAACATTTCAACAAGCACAGCCCATTCCTCAGATGactgaaacaaacacaagaaaaacaatcaGACACATGTACTTAAAATGCACAGTGACAATCTTGatacacagacatacagtaccATGTGAGGTCGTGCAAATTTGGGCACCAGGTCAATGAGGTCTTGGTAAAGCCTGTCTGTATTGTGTAAGAGTCCCTGGCTGTGCAGTGCCTGCAGTGCAGCCAGGATCTTCAGCTTAAATGGAGTGCTGCAGGTGTTTAGACGGCCCAGCAGCTGCAGGGAGAAATCCCCAGGTGACAGGGTGCTGGGGATACACTGCACACATACATAGACTCATGAAGATTTCAGTGTTTACTACTGTGCATGATAGAATTGCATAGTTAATGGCAGATATAAATGCTAAGTCTAAGTTACCTTTTTATCGGGATACAGATCTTTAAACCAGTCAGCATCCGCAAACTGTTTGAGGaatgttggcactgtaggggtggGTTCCCGCGGTGTTAGGGTTGTTGGATGGGGAGGACGTGGAATAGGAGTTTTGGGTTTGGGTTGCTCTGTTGGAGAAATGATCTCTGGAGGCTGCAGGGGTAGGTGCAGatataaaaacagacacacacacaaatgagaaCTGCTACTTTATGCATTCATTTTTCCTTGGTGAAATTAAGGAATACATGCTCTTACCTCTTCATACTTCACTCTGATGGGTTTTTTGGGTGTCAGTCTGTCAACAGGCTGTGGCTTGATTTTCATTAGGGTCTTTGGCTTAGAGATTGTTGCTGGAGCTTTTTTCTCCTGCAGTTAGAGAAACATCAAAAGTCTGCTCATGTTCTGCTTATTGTTCATCTGTATTTTCTGTCAGTTATCATAAACTAAAATTCAGAAGCTCTAATTAAACTGAATTCCACATTAAATTTCTGCAACCAAAGTCGAGAAAGACTAAGAATAAAGTTTTGTTTATCATGCTTACAGTTCTTaccttctttctctccacattgACAGGAATCTTTATAGGCTCAGGACAGACATCCTCCTTTAAGGTTGGAAGATTATGAGGCTTGTCATCATTTGGTTCAGGATAAACTGAGTTTATCTCAAGTTTATCTGGGTCAAAGGTGTCCTCCAAATCAATCtgaaaacacattattatccTTTCAATTATATATTTATCTCTGAAGaatgaaaatgtacaaaagatgcaaataaaaatgttccAAAAAATTTCCAAAAGCTGAGGCAATAATGTATTTGCTCCATGCAGATGCTACTTAAGGAAATATGGTGattttgagacaaaaaaaacttgTAGATTAATATTGTGTTTCACATGCATGTCCATAAATTAGTGTCCTATTTAACctttaaaatacacatttttcatcTTACCTTTAAGTGCTAtgagtctagactgttttggtgtcaactgcggagtgttggagatatcagccgtagagatgtctgccttctctcaaatataatggacctagatggcactcagcttgtggcgCTCAAAGTGCGTTGGACACTTTAAGCACCCAAGCTGAGAGCCACCTAGTTCctttatattagagagaaggcaggcatctctacggtcgatatctccaaaactaagcaactcacactaaaacaatttggactgataaacagcactgcaggtaagaggaaaatgtgtatgtttgattgactttttgatttgggggtgaactgtccattTAGGCTGATGCGCACAAGCTACTTTCAGTGTATTAAAGGACAGGTGAAAAGTCTGTGTATTCTTGACAGGAAGCAGGTAAAGTTAGTAGGGGAAGGAAGATGAAGAAACCTTAATATTGTGGGGCAACCCATATATTATCTTCATGTAGCGATCAAAAGCATCTTTCCTGATTTCCTTTGTAGAGAAAGGCTTCCCTTTTTTGCATCGGAGTGCACCTAGGTCCATGTTCGGAGTCACTGAACTCTCATACTCCTAGAGCAAGACAGATAGAAAAGATATTCTAGGTATTTGTACAGTTTTCATTGCACCATTAAGATGCATTGTCTTTAAATCTTCCAGTTCACACACCTTGTATCTCCACATGTCTTGGGTCAGTAATAAATTGCTGGTGACTGCTGACAGCTCCTTTTCCTTGTATTCTTTTGTGCTTGCATTCCTGTTTTCACCAATATTGCTCATGGTTTATTAGGTTTTGGATTATTTTTGATATGTAGTATGAATAAACCTTACTTTCTTTTGCTGTACTTTTCTTTATTCTCAACAGTGAAGATGTCAGGAAGGGGCTCGGAACAATAAGTGTAAAGGCGCTGTCAAGATAAAAGGAGATTAAATGGGTTTATAGTTTGCAGCTTTGGTTAAAAATGTCTCCCACACATTGATCAGCAACACTGTAAGCTGGCTAGTTACCATTTGTTGATAGTTGTGTGGCAGGAAGTCTGCACAGTTCATCCTGTACAGATCCCCTTTGATGCCAAGAAACAATTCCCCTCCACACCTACTGTAAGCCAGACACTCAGGCACCGCATTTAGCTGCAGCGTCCTGCAAGGGTCACATGTACATAAATATACATTCATTATTGAATTACTGTACACTTCACATTTGTAATCCAAAAGATCAGTGGCAGGTAATGAGCTCCAACCTGATGAGGTGATTATCCTTGCTCCACATACACACTGTCCCATCTAGACTGCTGGAGACAAAGACCTCCAGATCAGGACAGACACACAATCCTGCAAGAGCAAACAACCTGTCACTCACACAAAGACAATCAATTCATTtatcaattcaattttttttttactgttttttgtgACCTGTGAAGTGGTCTGCATGTCCTCCCTTGGTTAGGTGATCAGTCTGGCTCTGGTTGAGTAGGTTAAAGTGTATCAGATTGTAGGGGTCACTGTTGGGTTCTTGAAAGGTCAGAGCCAGCCGGAGCCCCAGCGCTGCCAGGCAGACTTGAGGCTGGCCACAGTGCAGGCTCAGCTGTTGGCTGAGACACTCCTGGAAATGCGGGTTTACTCTCCACACTACCACTGTCATGTCCTCACCTTTGGAATTGGGGTAAAGTTGTTACGTCAGCCATCACTGACAAGCATACAAAGGAAGTAAAGTTACATTGGGAAATACCTGCAGAGAGGAGGTAACTGTTTTCAGGATACACCTGCATTGTGGTGACTTTCTGGCCATTGTGTGCCGGCACCCTGTGCAAGACCTTCCCATTGTCAATTTCCAGAACACTCACACAGCCTCCACTTTGGCCAAGAATGATCAAAAACCTGTCAAGGTAGAGATTGCCACATGGCATATTTACATAAGTAATATTTAAAGGGGTACTATGACCATTCACACGTTATTCCCAACTttttaaacagttaaaaatttggtaaacatgaacaactctctcccaaatccaaaaatctagagtgctaaaactcaaatttgtgatgtcattaaCTATAAAGTCTGTAACTGCTCTATTAAGAAAGGATTGGGAAAGGTGATATAGATGACAGTGAGAGCACCCaagggaatgttctgagtataaaggtacattttctgtttcagatctgagaacactacaatagaacaaagcatatttggATACAGAgcaaatcacaatgtttgtttacaataacttcCGGGGAGAAATCCCCCAGGTCTCGTACATAAGATGAAACGGTACTGAGCAAACGCTGCCTCAATTGCTTCATTTTCAACCATCTAAAAAAAGGCCCACTTAAAAAATTTGATATCAGTTTAAGCATACTTTATATTTAGTATATTTTTGGTGCtctaccttgccatcagacagcttTTTCCAAAAGGGAACTGTTTAATTAAAGTTATTGCTTTAACATATTATTGTATCTTACTGAATTGTATAActttatgatctatggatatgttgttgcttgtttttttaactgtgtaatgtaaagtgtccttgagtgctttgaaaggtgCCTGTACATGAAttgcattattatcattattaatattaagtTGCTGTTGTTAGCGCCACATCATAATGATTTGatccataaaaaataaaacaaacattctgtgggtccataaTACAGGCTCCCAtgcattgtctgtggagcagctccagacttccTACCAgttgacatcacaagtttgagacacttctctggtttctggctttgagagagagtatcTCATGTTTACAAAAATTGATTCACCTGTCCTAGGCCATGGAAaaaacatattggaattcttaatttaggttcccatttagttcccctttaaaagaaaacaaaaacactcactTATTCTTGTCATCATCAAGGGCTGTCTTGTCCCTCTGACTGTATCCTCTTGTCTCCTGCAaactcctccactcctctataGATGCCTGTGTTTCAGCCACATAACTGTAGAGTATCAGACAGCAAGCTGGGCCAGGGATCGGCAGATGCTGGGCCTCATTCTCAGTCACATGTTCCCCATGTTGCCAGGGCCCCTGGCCTCTCCCCTTCCACTCTTGCATCAAAGAGATTGGATTAGTGAGTGTGTTGGCTTGGAGCACCGTACCTGTGTCAGTCAGAGCCAGCAGAAGCTCTTTTTGCAGGCAGTACTCGGCACACAAAATCCTCTGCTTTGCCTTGAAGGAAGTCAACACTGCTCCTGTCTCTGCAGCCAAAAGCGTGATATCACTGTCCCCGCTCACACAGAGGAGTCGTGCAGGGTAAGGAGCAGGAAAGGTGGAAGCCAGGATTTGTCTCAGTGGGGCTCCTTCATCCTCTCTGAGTTTACAGTGGAGGGTGTACAAGGTTCTGATGGTCCACATGTCAACTCCctggtgagaggaggagaaaatatCTCCTGTTTTAGTGCCTCCAATGCACAAGAGAGGGTTTTCCTGCTCTGTGTGGACACATGTGACCATGTCACCCTTTTCCACGTTCCAGCAACAGATCGTACAATCCACAGAGGCTGATAACAGCATGTTTAATGCAGACGAGTAAAACAAAGAGTTCACCACACCTggacacaaataaaacaggTAATTTCAGCATTTTGTCTCATCATAAAGAGGCACAAAAAGAACATGGATAGACGTTTTGACTTACCATTATGTCCTACAAAAGTCGCACGAAGTTCCCAATCTGGACCCCATATTCTAATGGAGAGCTCCTCACATGCAGTGATCAAACAGTCCAGTTGAGAGCAGTACGCAATTGCAGTGATATCTCTGTAAAACACAACTTGTTAGTCTTCATGCTAATCACTCCCAGTCTGATTCACATCACATGCACCCATACACACCGTGAGCAGAGATCCCTCTTGTGCTCCAAAACTTTCCTACCATCAAGGTCGACCACCGTCACAACCCGCCTGCACACAACGAAGGCTCTGTGGGGCTTGTCAGATCGCGGGGGAGCCAGTGCCATTTGAGTGAAAGTGCTGTGTTGCAGCTCCTCCTGTATCTTCACCATACACCTCATGAGCAtcactgaccacacacacacattgccaAAACCTGCAGTCACCAGCTCTGCGGAGTGCTCTGCAGCCTGACACACACGTATGTCCAGGGCATCATGAGCAGCATCCAGGGGGCGTAAGTCACGGTCCAGCAGTGTGAAGACAGGCCCTGGGCCCCAACCCACCACATAGCCAGGGATCTTTGTGTCGGTCAGGCCCATGAAAGGGAGGTGTGCTGAGGTCGTCTGCTTGTGGCCATCAGCTTTGTAAAGACAAACTGTGTTGTCTGAATGAAGGCTAAGAAATGCTGCTGCAGCCTCAGAATACATCATGAACTGCACAGGGCTGTCACAGGAGAAATGATGTAGGCGATGGAGACCATGAGTGAACACGTGCTGCTTGCTCTCAGAGTGGTTTACCTGGACAGTCAGACAATGAGAAAGCATATGAGATGATGTCTGTAAGTGCACAAAGCCAGTATGCATCACGCTGACATGGTCTACCTTGCCCGTATCTTGCTTCACATCCTGCTTGAATAAACTCTGCTTCCCAAGCGTCCTCCCATTTGATGTCCCATTCCTATGAGACAAAAGCCTCAGGGTAGGATTGGGGAAGAGCACTGTTGTTGTCCTCGTCTCCTCTCCTACGGC
This is a stretch of genomic DNA from Epinephelus fuscoguttatus linkage group LG21, E.fuscoguttatus.final_Chr_v1. It encodes these proteins:
- the wdr97 gene encoding WD repeat-containing protein 97, with the translated sequence MVAVGEETRTTTVLFPNPTLRLLSHRNGTSNGRTLGKQSLFKQDVKQDTGKVNHSESKQHVFTHGLHRLHHFSCDSPVQFMMYSEAAAAFLSLHSDNTVCLYKADGHKQTTSAHLPFMGLTDTKIPGYVVGWGPGPVFTLLDRDLRPLDAAHDALDIRVCQAAEHSAELVTAGFGNVCVWSVMLMRCMVKIQEELQHSTFTQMALAPPRSDKPHRAFVVCRRVVTVVDLDGRKVLEHKRDLCSRDITAIAYCSQLDCLITACEELSIRIWGPDWELRATFVGHNGVVNSLFYSSALNMLLSASVDCTICCWNVEKGDMVTCVHTEQENPLLCIGGTKTGDIFSSSHQGVDMWTIRTLYTLHCKLREDEGAPLRQILASTFPAPYPARLLCVSGDSDITLLAAETGAVLTSFKAKQRILCAEYCLQKELLLALTDTGTVLQANTLTNPISLMQEWKGRGQGPWQHGEHVTENEAQHLPIPGPACCLILYSYVAETQASIEEWRSLQETRGYSQRDKTALDDDKNKFLIILGQSGGCVSVLEIDNGKVLHRVPAHNGQKVTTMQVYPENSYLLSAGEDMTVVVWRVNPHFQECLSQQLSLHCGQPQVCLAALGLRLALTFQEPNSDPYNLIHFNLLNQSQTDHLTKGGHADHFTGLCVCPDLEVFVSSSLDGTVCMWSKDNHLIRTLQLNAVPECLAYSRCGGELFLGIKGDLYRMNCADFLPHNYQQMRLYTYCSEPLPDIFTVENKEKYSKRKNASTKEYKEKELSAVTSNLLLTQDMWRYKEYESSVTPNMDLGALRCKKGKPFSTKEIRKDAFDRYMKIIYGLPHNIKIDLEDTFDPDKLEINSVYPEPNDDKPHNLPTLKEDVCPEPIKIPVNVERKKEKKAPATISKPKTLMKIKPQPVDRLTPKKPIRVKYEEPPEIISPTEQPKPKTPIPRPPHPTTLTPREPTPTVPTFLKQFADADWFKDLYPDKKCIPSTLSPGDFSLQLLGRLNTCSTPFKLKILAALQALHSQGLLHNTDRLYQDLIDLVPKFARPHMSSEEWAVLVEMLNLLMRLKSASCDFVKKLLTLLALKKLGLRETVLRILTALGVNEAEQWLWPELESWDSELQDQSNIWKSLHDRADSWLQIWINKYKESNRYLCLSTAKKPLTFSMVDVLNYFCSVQKEEHREARCVELAGCRDTVLLPLCDCNSQPLLHQGETYSMARIWRPPGLILPPLRNRPFLMHCPKFISLPFARVTLLPFHIYSDEDWVKVSPRRYFIPQQSYVEYYR